The following are from one region of the Gossypium hirsutum isolate 1008001.06 chromosome D03, Gossypium_hirsutum_v2.1, whole genome shotgun sequence genome:
- the LOC107949518 gene encoding probable acyl-activating enzyme 9: MELLLPNPANSTPLTTLGFLDRAATAYGDSPSIVYNNVSYTWLQTHCRCLQMASSLTSLGIQRGQVVSVVAPNVPSMYELQFAVPMSGAVLNNINTRLDAHTLSILLQHSESKLVFVDHHSSSLVLEAISLFPRNTRHPQLILIDDEMVSSGSKSTSSTSHFLDHYEGILEDGDPKFKWVRPKSEWDPMVLNYTSGTTSCPKGVSLSHRAIFIKTMDALVDWSVPNQPVYLWTLPNFHANGWSFPWGMAAVGGTNICLRKVDLSQIYRLIKQHKVTHMCGAPVVLNMLSNSPDLETLDHHVQILTAGAPPPAPVLARTESMGFVVSHGYGLTETGGMVVSCAWKQKWNKLPLTERARLKSRQGANTVGCTEAEVLDPKTGEPVKRDGKTVGEVVLRGGSLMLGYLKDTEGTSKCMRENGWFYTGDVGVIHPDGYLEIKDRSKDIIISGGENISSPEVESVLYSHPAVNEAAVVAKPDKFWGETPCAFVSLKKNGELTQKPSEKEIIQYCRDRLPHYMVPKMVVFESELPKTSTGKVQKFILKRIAKAMS; encoded by the exons atgGAACTTCTATTGCCAAATCCTGCAAACTCAACCCCTTTAACAACTTTAGGGTTCTTGGATAGAGCTGCCACCGCCTATGGCGACTCTCCTTCcattgtttacaacaatgtttcATACACATGGTTGCAAACCCACTGCCGATGTCTCCAGATGGCATCATCGTTGACATCCCTCGGCATCCAACGTGGCCAAGTGGTGTCAGTTGTCGCCCCAAATGTTCCTTCCATGTACGAGCTTCAGTTTGCTGTGCCCATGTCCGGGGCTGTCCTTAATAACATCAATACTCGCCTTGATGCTCACACTTTGTCGATACTCTTACAACACAGCGAGTCCAAGCTTGTTTTTGTGGACCACCATTCTAGTTCACTTGTTCTTGAGGCAATCTCGTTGTTTCCGAGGAACACCAGACATCCGCAACTCATCCTCATTGATGACGAGATGGTCTCATCAGGAAGCAAAAGCACATCATCAACCAGTCACTTTCTTGATCATTACGAGGGCATACTGGAAGACGGTGATCCAAAGTTCAAGTGGGTGAGGCCAAAGAGTGAATGGGATCCAATGGTGTTGAACTACACATCAGGCACAACATCTTGTCCAAAAGGTGTGAGCTTAAGCCATAGGGCAATTTTCATAAAAACCATGGATGCTTTGGTTGATTGGTCGGTTCCAAATCAACCTGTTTACTTATGGACTCTACCCAATTTCCATGCTAATGGGTGGAGCTTCCCATGGGGTATGGCTGCAGTAGGAGGGACCAACATTTGCCTCCGCAAAGTTGACCTTTCACAGATTTACCGTTTGATCAAACAACATAAGGTGACCCACATGTGTGGTGCACCTGTGGTTCTTAACATGCTATCAAATTCACCAGACCTAGAAACATTAGACCACCATGTCCAGATTCTAACGGCTGGTGCACCCCCACCAGCACCAGTACTAGCCAGAACCGAGTCGATGGGCTTTGTGGTGAGCCATGGTTATGGATTAACTGAAACTGGAGGAATGGTTGTCTCATGTGCGTGGAAACAGAAATGGAACAAACTTCCATTAACAGAAAGGGCCAGGCTAAAGTCAAGACAAGGAGCGAACACTGTTGGTTGTACGGAAGCCGAAGTTTTGGATCCTAAGACTGGGGAACCTGTTAAACGTGATGGAAAAACTGTTGGCGAGGTTGTTTTACGAGGTGGGTCTCTCATGTTAGGGTATCTCAAAGACACTGAAGGAACTTCCAAATGTATGAGAGAAAATGGCTGGTTTTATACGGGAGATGTAGGTGTAATTCACCCAGATGGTTATTTGGAAATCAAGGATCGATCCAAGGATATAATTATAAGCGGTGGAGAAAATATAAGCAGCCCTGAAGTTGAGTCGGTGTTGTATTCACATCCAGCGGTTAATGAGGCGGCGGTGGTGGCTAAGCCTGATAAGTTTTGGGGTGAAACACCATGTGCATTTGTTAGTTTGAAGAAGAATGGTGAGTTGACTCAGAAACCAAGCGAGAAGGAGATTATACAGTATTGTAGGGATAGGTTGCCACATTATATGGTGCCGAAGATGGTGG tgTTTGAAAGTGAGCTTCCTAAAACTTCAACGGGGAAAGTACAGAAGTTCATTCTCAAGAGAATTGCTAAGGCTATGAGTTGA